Part of the Candidatus Eremiobacterota bacterium genome is shown below.
ATTTCCGAAGGACATCCCGGCCGCCGAGCTCCCGCTCCAGTCCAATGCAGACTTGATCGACGCGCCTAATGGCGGTCTTCCGCTCCATCGGCATCGCGTGGAGGGCCCGATGAAGCGTTTCGCCGTCGACGCCTAGGCGGTCGGCGATGCGGTTCAGCGCGTGCCGGGTCGCCGGCGTGCAGATCGGGCAGTCGCTGACCGGCGCGCTGCTGCCTTTTCGAGCCCTTCTCCGGACGCGCGAACGAAGAGCGGCGCGACCGCTCGCGCGACCAACCAGCTCTGCCGAACTCGTTCTCTTCATCGCAACCTTTTTCGAAGAAATCGCCGGGCACGTCCGGCTCGGGCGGCCAGCCTTGCCCGCGCCAGCCAGTATACGACGCCTGGCCATGACATGTCTCTACCTAACTAGATACGCCCGCGGGATCAGATCGGCTAGCCGGCGTTGAATATTTCCCCATGGATCAGTTGGCACAGCTCGGCGAGCGGCTCGTTCGCTTCCGCACTCAGGCCGGGATGGACGTGGAAACCGCCGCCGCGGTCGCCGACGTCAACACCGACCGGCTCGACCTCGCCGAATCCGGCAGCGTCGCGCTTGACGAGCACGAGCTGGACCGGCTCGCGCGCGCATACGGCATCGATCCGACCGAGCTGTTCGGCGGCCGCATCACGCCGCTCCAGAACTACGCCGGCGGCTAGGACCCGTAAAGTCTTTTCCGAACGCTCAAGAACCGCTTTTGCTTGTAGGAGAACAGCATGGGCTCTTCGCGCGTTCGCACGCTCGCCGTCGCCGGGGTTGCGGCCGTCATGGGGTTGGTGCTCGCCGGGGCCGTCTCGCAGGCGCAAAAGTCCGGCGGCGGCCACTACACCCTCGCTCAAGCCCGCAGCGGCGCTGCGGTGTTCAGCGGGCAATGCTCGCAGTGCCACGGCGTCAACCTCCAGGGCGGCGCCGGTCCGGCGCTGGTCGGCTCAGCCTTCCAGCAGTACGTCGGTAAGTCCGGAACCGCGGCTTCGTTGTACGATTTCATTAGTAAACAGATGCCGGCCGACCACCCCGGCTCGCTCACGCAGCAGCAGTACCTCGACGTCACCGCTTACATTCTGCAGCGCAACCTCTATCCGGCCGGCGACGTCCCGCTGACGAAGAGCACGTTGGCGCAAGTCGCGCTCGGCGGCGGCACCGTCACGCCGAAGGGGCCGAAGCCGGCGAACAACGCCGAGATCGTCCGAGCCGCGCCGCCGCAGAACACGGTCTACTCGAAGCTGCCCGGCAACGCCGACGTGAACATCACCGACGCGATGATGGCTTCGGCCGGCCAGAGCGGCACCAACTGGCTGCTGCCCGGACGCACCTACGACAACGCGCGCTATTCGCCGCTCAACCAGATCAACGACACCAACGTCGGTTCGCTGCAGCTGGCCGGGATCGCGCAGACCGGGATGACCGCGTCGTTCGAGACGACGCCGATCGTCGTCAACGGCGTCATGTACGTCACCACGCCGACCGTCGCCAACAAGATGAAAGTGATGGCGCTCGACGCGACCAATGGCCGCTCGATCTGGGAGACGGTCTACTCGCTGGGAACGTTCCAAATCTGCTGCGGCCCGGTCAACCGCGGCGCGGCGGTTGGATACGGAATGGTCTACGTTCTCACGCTCGACGACAAGCTGCTCGCGCTCGACGCCACGACCGGGAAGTCGCGCTGGACGGCGAGCGTTGCCGACCCGACCGTCGGCTACTCGGAGACGATGACGCCGCAGATCTACGACGGCCTGATCATCGTCGGCAGCTCCGGCGGCGAGTGGCCGATTCGCGGCTTCGTCGCCGCGTACGACGCGAAGTCCGGCAAACAGCGCTGGCGCTGGGACGCGACCGATCCGAAGACCTACGCCGGCGACTCCTGGAAGCGCGGCGGCGCGATGGTGTGGACGACGCCCGCGCTCGATCGCAGCCTGGGGCTGATCGTGTTCTGCACCGGCAATCCGAATCCGGATCTCGAGGGCGACGTTCGCGGCGGCGACAACAAGTGGAGCGACTCGATCGTGGCGCTCGACGTGCACACCGGGAAGCTCAAATGGGGCTACCAAGAGATCAAGCACGACGTGTGGGACTACGACGCGGTTAGCAACGTCGTGCTCTTCGACGTGCACCAGAACGGGCAGACGATTCCGGCGGCCGGTGAAGCGGGGAAAGTCGGCTGGTTCTACATCGTCGACCGCCGCAACGGCAAGCTGATCAAACGCTCCGACGCGTACGTCGCGATGACGAAGAACATGTTCAGCCAGCCGACCGCGAAGGGCGTCGTGATGCTTCCGGGCGCGAACGGCGGCGCGGAGTGGTCGCCGCCGGCGTACTCGCCGCAGACGCACTACGCCTACGTCCTCGGCATGGACCAGCTGATGAACTTCACCACCCACAAGGACCCGTACCAGTCGGGACGCATTCGGCTGGGCAGCGCGTTCACCAACGTCGCGCCGCACGGCGTGCAGGACGGCCGCTTCGTCGCGATCGACACTGAGACCGGAAAGATCGCCTGGACGGTGATGACGCGGCAGCCGCTGATCGGCGGCGCGCTCGCCACCGCGGGAAACCTCGCGTTCTTCGGCGAGGGGAACAGCTGGTTCAACGCGGTCGACGCGAAGACCGGAAAGCGGCTGTGGCGGTTCAGCCTCGGCGCCGGCGTCAACGCGCCACCGGTCACCTACGAGGTCAACGGCCAGCAGTACGTCGCGGTCGCCGCCGGGGGAAACTTCCAGCTGACGTTCCCGTACGGCGACACGATCGCGATCTTCAAGCTGGGTTCGGGATCCGGAACGGGTTCACGCTAGCGGCAAGGTCGCGCAGCCGCCGGTAGCTCGCGTCGTCGCTCGCCGCCTCGTACAGCGTGTCGAGCGCGAACAGGTGGTGCCACGGAGTCTCGCCGAGGAGGGCGAGCTCCGCCAGCCACGTACCGGACGGACCGCTCGCGTCGATTCCGTTTCGCAGCACGTCTTCGGCGAATATCTCGCGCAAGAACGGGGGCGCGAACGCGCGGTAGCGCTTGTAGACTTCGAAGAACTCGAACGCCGCGCGCAGGGTCGCGGCGTGGTTCGCGCCGCTCGCGTTCGCGTGGTTCGCGCGGACGCGAAACGCCGTCAGCGCTTCGGTCGCGACGAAGATCTCATGCTTTTCGAGCAGCCTGATCCAGCGGTCGAAATCCTGTAGGTTGGTGAGCCGCGGATCGTCCGGCCCGATCTCGTTCAGCACCGCGCGCCGCACCATCGCGCTCGGCGCGCACAGCGAGTTGCCGCGAAAGAAGAACCGCCGCAGCCACGCCCGCCGCGGCGGGTTCGGCTCGTCGAACGGGAAGTCGAAGAGCGCGCCGAGGCCCGCGACCGGCTCGCCGTCTTCGCCGACCTGCCGCGGAACGGAGAACACCGCGGCGACGTCCGGGTGCTCGCGGAGAAACGCGACCTGCGTCTCGAGGCGGCCGGGCAGCGCGAAGTCGTCGGAGTTGAGGATCGCGACGAACTCGCCGCGCGCCCGCGCGACCGTGGCGTTCATCGCTTGCGAGATTCCGCGGTTGCGCTCGAACCGGACGAAGTCAACGCGCGGATCGGTGAAGCTGCGGATGATCTCCGGCGTGGCGTCGGTCGAGCCGTCGTCGGTTACGACCAGCTCGAAGTCCTGAAATGACTGCGTCAGAATGCTGTCGATCGACTGCGCGACGTACTTCTCGTGGTTGTACGCCTTGATGACGACCGAGACGGTGGGCCGTTCCATCTCAGAAGTCCGCCAGCCCGGCTTCCCGGATGCGCGCCGGGTTGCCGAACGCTTTGGTCCGCGCGGGGACGCCCGCGACCACGACCGCGCCCGCGCCGACGATCGCGTGCTCGCCGATCTCGACGTTCGGCAGCACGACCGCGCCGGCGCCGATCGTCGCGCCGCGTCCCACCTTGACGTAACCACCCAGCACCGCGCTGGGTCCGAGCGATGCGAACGCGGCGATCTCGGCATGATGGCCGATCGAGACGCCGCGGTTCACGACGACGTGCTCGCCGATCACCGTCTCGGCGCCGACGATGCAGCCGGCGTTCACGAACGTTCCGCCGGATACCGTCGTCGACGCCGCGACGATCGCGGTGGGATCGAGCAGCGCCTCTGGAAAGCCGAACCCGAGCGCAAGCGCTTCGGTGGTCGCGGCGAAGCGGTTCGCCGGCGTGAACAGCGGGCAGAAGCACGGCCACGACGTTGCCCCCGGCGGAAGCTCGCGCACGCCGGCGATCTTCGCGGCGTCGCCGAAGTACGCCGGACCGTCGTAGTTCTTGACCGCCGCGCCGACCTCGCGACCGAGGCGGCGGCAGGTTTCCACGTACTCGACGACGATCGGCGAACCGACCGCGAAGAGGACGATCGGGTTCAGGCGCTCAGCTCCCAGCGCTCAAACTCGGCGTGATCGCGAATGTAGTCTGCCTCGTCGTACGCCTGTTCGGCGAGCACGGCGAGCACGGTGCCCGGCGCGAACTTCACCATGTCGAGCCAATAGCCCGCGGGAAGATACAGCGCGCGGCCGGCGCGCTCGAGCGGAATGACGTCGACGTGGCCGTGCGCTTCCACGTGCAGCTCGACGCTGCCCTGAACGCAGACCAGAAACTTTGCCTGCGTGCGGTGCGCGTGGCCGCCGCGCCGCGCGCCGGCCGGCACGCCGGTGATGAAGTAGAACCGTTCGATCACGACGCCGCGCGTGGCCAGCTCGCTGACGAACAGCGAGCCGCTCGCATCCGCGATTTCGGTAAAGTCGAAGACTTCGTATGGTTTAAGCAGCGTCTGAGCCACGCCCGCCTCTTGGCGAATTGCCCGCCCGCTTACTGCCGAATAACGAAACCCTAATAATTCGAGTAGGGTCCGGCAGGCCGATGACCCCGCCGCGCCGGAACAATCGTCCGATGCGCGCCGTCGCTCTCCTCGCCGCATTGCTCCTGCTTTGCAGCGGATCCGGTGTCGCGGCCCCCGAGCCGCCGCCCGATCGCGTGTACGCGCTGGTTGGGAAGTGGACGTGCTCGTCGCCGGACAAGCCGGCCCACACGACGACGTTCGTCGCCACGCGTGACGGTAACTCGGTCGACGTGGTTCGCCACGTGCGGCCCGCCACCGGCGCGCCGTACACGGCGCACGACCGCTTCACCTACGACCCGAGCGGCACTTGGCACGTCGAGGTCGATGCCGGCTCGCCCCGCGCATTGCAGCTGACCGGCCCGGCGTGGGATAAAACGAAGCGCGACTGGGCAGCCGAAGCACACGACGACAGCGGCGCGCTCGTGCGTCTGAGCTTCATGGCGTTCAGCGGAACCTTCATGCGAACGGTGACGCACCAACAACCGCTTGGGAAGACGCAGTCGTGGTTCAGCGACTGGTGTGCGAGCGGCGACGCGTCGCCCGCCCAGCGCAGTTGCGAGACGCCAAACGTGCCGCCGCATACGGTTGTCGCGGCGGAGCCCTCGACGGAGGGCATTCCGAAAACACTGAGGGGCACGGTAAACCTCATCGTCTCGCTCGACGAAGACTCGAACATCGAGTCGGTGTCGGTCGCATCGAGCCCGTCAGCCATCTTGAGCGCCGCCGCGGTCCGAGCCGCGCGTCAATCGACGTTCCAAACGATGGTCAAGTCCTGCTACGCCATTCCCGGGCGCTACCTCTTCACGGTAAAATTCGGCCCGTAGCGCTCGGCGGAGCCGTCCCCGAAGCGAAGGTGGCAACATTCGATTCGCGGCGGGCGACCCAAATGCCGAAGCCGCACGAGGCGAGGAGACACACGCCGACGGCCGCGATCGACGCTTCGAGGCCGAAGGCGCCGCCGGTCATGACGAGCGGTCCGTGGAGCTCGCCGTACAGCCGCGCATGGGACGGCATCGTTCCGGAGATCGGCGTCCCGAAGACGAAGCCCTCGGCGAAGTTCCAGCCGGCGTGCAGGCCGATCGGCAGCCACAGCCGGTTGGTCGCCGCGTACGCGAGCGCGAGCAAAACGCCCGCTTCCAGCGCGATTGCAACGGTGCTCAGCACCGACGCGCCCGGGTTGAACGCGTGAAAGAGCCCGAACGCGACCGCGGACACCGCGACGCCGATCCACGTGCCCGCGACGGTCCGAATCGTGCGAAAGACAAAGCCCCGAAATAGGATCTCCTCGGTAACCGCGACGAGCAGCATCGACAGCGCTCCCGCCGCAAGACCGTTCCAGCCGCCGTACCCGTGCACCACGAAGACGTCGGCGAGCGCGAGAAGGCCGATCGCTGTTGAAAACAGCGCGAGCCCGACGACGATGCCGAGCAGCGTCTCCGGGATGAGCGCGCGCGGCGCCAGCTCGGTGACCGCCCGGCGCTCCACGAAGCGCACCCAGCCGACGTAAATTGCCAGCGCGACCGCGCCGACGACGACGGCGCCGACGGCCTCGGAAACGTGCGCCTGCCGCAGCGGAAACTGCACGATGCTGATAACCACGAGAAACACGATCAGCCCGAGCACCATGATGCCGAGCGTCCGCAAAGCGGCGAGAAGCTTCATGGCGCAGCTACGGCGTCTCGCCGGTCAAGGTTTCGGAAGGCCGCACCTGGCGGTGCTCACTTCACGAAGAACAAACCGCCGATCCCGATCACGTACAGCGCTAGGACGAGCAGCGAGTCCAGGCCGGCGCCGAGAAGCATGCGCTGCGAGCGCAGGATCACGCCGACGCAGTAAACGGCGGTGAGCAGCGCGCCGAGCGCGGCGAGGTAGAGGTCCGGGCCTTGCGCGTCGGGGAGCAGGGGCTTGTTGCTGAGCAGCGTCGCGAACAGGAACAGCACCGGAAGGAACGCGTTCCCTCCGATGATATCGCTCATTGCGAGCTCGTAGCGGCCAGCTTTGATCGCGTACAGGCCGGTCGTCACTTCGGGCAGCGCGGTGACCGCGGCGAGCAGCGTCGCACCGAAGATCACGCCTTGCATGTGCCAGCGCGTCGTGAGGACGTCGCTGCTGAGCGCGAGCGCGACGCCGGCGAGCAGCGTCGCGATCGCGCCGACCGCGAACAGCACGTAGATTTGCGAAATGGGACGGCGCTGCGGCGCGACGAGCCTAGACTCTTCGGCGATCGACTCGCGTGCGGTGCGCCAGCCCTGGTTGTCCTCGTGGTGGCTGATGAGGAAGAGGCTGCCGATCCAGGCGGCGAGGATCGCGAGCTCGGCGGGCGTCGTGCGCGCGAAGATCAAGCTCGGCGGCGAGAGCGCGCCCAGCACGCACAGCATGAGGATCGCGATCAGCACCAGCCCTTCGAGCGCGATCGTCAGCGAGGAGACGAGCGAGGAGAGCGGGACGCGCGAGCGCAGCCCCGGCCCGTCGAGCAGCACCAGGACGACGGTCTGGATCGCGATCCCGCCCAGGATGTTCCCGACCGCGAGCCCGAGACTGCCGGTGTAGACGCCGCCGACGACGATCGCGACCTCCGGCAGGTTGGTCGCGATCGCGAGGAAGACCGCGCCGCCGAGCCCTTCGCCCCAACCGAAGTGCGCGTCAATCGCGTCGGTGGTGGACGCGAGAATTCCGCCGGCCCACCAGATCAGCGCTCCGGCGGCGGCGAAGATCACCAGGACCAGCGGCGTGGAAAGGGCCTGCACGACGAAGTCCGTATCCCCGCAGAACGTCTCCCCACACCGCCGCGCAGCCGCCGCATATGACGTCCACCGCCGACCGGGTCAACTATCTCAACATCGGCTTGATGGCCGCGTCGTGCGGCATCGCCTACGTCGTGCCGTTCGAGCTGTTCCTCTTCTCGTACGCGGTGCTGGGGCCGCTGCACTATCTCACCGAGATCTCGTGGCTGCACGACCGCGGCTACTTCGTGCGGACGCGCCGCGACGCGGGCGCCGGCCGCGCCGCGCGGGTGTGGCTGGGGCTGGTGACGCTGACGATCGCGGTGATGATGTACGGGCTGCTGGCGGAGAAGCTCTTCGCGGCGAAGGTGTCCCCGGCGTGGGAGATCGGGCTCGTCTATATGGTGTTCGTGACGGCGGCGCTGTTCGTCGCCGGGAAAAACCGAGTCGCCGCGGCGGCGGTCGTCGTGCTGACGATTCTCTCGCTGCTGCTGTTCAACGGCACGCGGGCCTACGGGCTGATCGCGCTGCTGCTGGTGACGATCGTGCACGTCTTCGTCTTCACCGCGGCGTTCATTCTGTTCGGCGCGCTGAAAAGCCGCAGCCGGTCCGGCGTGCTGTCGCTGGCGGTGTTCGCGCTGTGCTCGGTCAGTTTCTTCGTCTTCGCGCCGGACACGTTCGCCTGGGCCGGCGGCGACTTCGTGCGCAGCAACTACGGCTCGTTCCAGCAGCTGAACGCGGAGCTGATCAAGATCTTCAACTTCGGACCCGGCACCTCGCTCTACGAGATCTATGACTCGCCCGCGGGCCTGACGGTGATGCGCCTGATCGCCTTCGCGTACACGTATCACTACCTGAACTGGTTCTCGAAGACGTCGATCATCAAATGGCACGAGGTTCCGAAGAGCCGCTCGATCGCGATCGTCGGCCTGTGGATCGTCTCGCTCGCGATCTATGCGTGGAACTACCAGCTCGGCTTCGTGGTGCTGTACTTTCTCAGCGTGCTCCACGTCATGCTCGAGTTTCCGCTGAACCATCAGAGCTTCGCGGGAATCGGCCGCGAGCTGAGCGCGATGCTGCGCCCTGCCCGACGGGAGTCGGCAGCCGCGCGCAGCGGCTAGGACCGACATTGAAAGCAGAGTCTGAATCCGTCGGGGTCGGCCAGCCAGATCTGCTTCATCCCGTAGTGCGTCGTCCGCGGCTCTTCGACAGCACATCCGCTCGCACGAAGGTGCCGGAACGCCGCGTCGACATCGGGACAGTCGAAGTACAGCTCGGTATCCTCATGGCCCGCGCAGCGCACCGGGTCGCGTTGCGCCGGCCGCTCGTCGTCTTCGTAGCGTTCGTTCAGCATCAGCATGACGTCACCATGACGGAGCATCGCCCAGACGAGAGACCCGTCCGGTTCAGCGGTATGGACCACCTCGAAACCGATCGCGTCCCGGTAGAACGCGACCGATTCGCGCATATCGAAGACTTCCAGCAGCGGCGTCAAGCCGCGAACGTCGATCGCCATACGATCCCCTTGTGTCCGGCCCGGCCCACCGGGAAACGGTGACGGACAGCGAACAGTCGCGATGCTGAGAACGGAGGTGTCCCCGATGTCGAAGCGGTTCGGGCTGCCCTTGTTCGCCGGAGCGCTGCTGTGCTTCGCCGCGCCGGCCGGGAGTCAAGCCGTGCTGCCGGAGGGGCCCGGTAAGGAGATCGTGCAGACGGCGTGCGCGCAGTGCCACGCGCTCACGACGGTGACGCGCGCCGGCTACGACCGCGCCGGCTGGAGCAACGTCGTCGCGCAGATGCGTAACCAGGGCGCGCAGCTCGCGCCGGCGCAAGTCGACACGGTCGTCGACTACTTGGCGAAGAACTTCGCCGCGAAGAGCGCGCCGGCCGCCGTCGTCGTGCCGGGCAGCGTGCAGGTGACGATCCGGGAATGGATCGTG
Proteins encoded:
- a CDS encoding helix-turn-helix domain-containing protein, which encodes MDQLAQLGERLVRFRTQAGMDVETAAAVADVNTDRLDLAESGSVALDEHELDRLARAYGIDPTELFGGRITPLQNYAGG
- a CDS encoding PQQ-binding-like beta-propeller repeat protein, producing MPADHPGSLTQQQYLDVTAYILQRNLYPAGDVPLTKSTLAQVALGGGTVTPKGPKPANNAEIVRAAPPQNTVYSKLPGNADVNITDAMMASAGQSGTNWLLPGRTYDNARYSPLNQINDTNVGSLQLAGIAQTGMTASFETTPIVVNGVMYVTTPTVANKMKVMALDATNGRSIWETVYSLGTFQICCGPVNRGAAVGYGMVYVLTLDDKLLALDATTGKSRWTASVADPTVGYSETMTPQIYDGLIIVGSSGGEWPIRGFVAAYDAKSGKQRWRWDATDPKTYAGDSWKRGGAMVWTTPALDRSLGLIVFCTGNPNPDLEGDVRGGDNKWSDSIVALDVHTGKLKWGYQEIKHDVWDYDAVSNVVLFDVHQNGQTIPAAGEAGKVGWFYIVDRRNGKLIKRSDAYVAMTKNMFSQPTAKGVVMLPGANGGAEWSPPAYSPQTHYAYVLGMDQLMNFTTHKDPYQSGRIRLGSAFTNVAPHGVQDGRFVAIDTETGKIAWTVMTRQPLIGGALATAGNLAFFGEGNSWFNAVDAKTGKRLWRFSLGAGVNAPPVTYEVNGQQYVAVAAGGNFQLTFPYGDTIAIFKLGSGSGTGSR
- a CDS encoding glycosyltransferase — translated: MERPTVSVVIKAYNHEKYVAQSIDSILTQSFQDFELVVTDDGSTDATPEIIRSFTDPRVDFVRFERNRGISQAMNATVARARGEFVAILNSDDFALPGRLETQVAFLREHPDVAAVFSVPRQVGEDGEPVAGLGALFDFPFDEPNPPRRAWLRRFFFRGNSLCAPSAMVRRAVLNEIGPDDPRLTNLQDFDRWIRLLEKHEIFVATEALTAFRVRANHANASGANHAATLRAAFEFFEVYKRYRAFAPPFLREIFAEDVLRNGIDASGPSGTWLAELALLGETPWHHLFALDTLYEAASDDASYRRLRDLAASVNPFRIPNPA
- a CDS encoding acetyltransferase, which produces METCRRLGREVGAAVKNYDGPAYFGDAAKIAGVRELPPGATSWPCFCPLFTPANRFAATTEALALGFGFPEALLDPTAIVAASTTVSGGTFVNAGCIVGAETVIGEHVVVNRGVSIGHHAEIAAFASLGPSAVLGGYVKVGRGATIGAGAVVLPNVEIGEHAIVGAGAVVVAGVPARTKAFGNPARIREAGLADF
- a CDS encoding FdtA/QdtA family cupin domain-containing protein, whose product is MAQTLLKPYEVFDFTEIADASGSLFVSELATRGVVIERFYFITGVPAGARRGGHAHRTQAKFLVCVQGSVELHVEAHGHVDVIPLERAGRALYLPAGYWLDMVKFAPGTVLAVLAEQAYDEADYIRDHAEFERWELSA
- a CDS encoding energy transducer TonB; amino-acid sequence: MRPATGAPYTAHDRFTYDPSGTWHVEVDAGSPRALQLTGPAWDKTKRDWAAEAHDDSGALVRLSFMAFSGTFMRTVTHQQPLGKTQSWFSDWCASGDASPAQRSCETPNVPPHTVVAAEPSTEGIPKTLRGTVNLIVSLDEDSNIESVSVASSPSAILSAAAVRAARQSTFQTMVKSCYAIPGRYLFTVKFGP
- a CDS encoding CPBP family intramembrane metalloprotease, which gives rise to MKLLAALRTLGIMVLGLIVFLVVISIVQFPLRQAHVSEAVGAVVVGAVALAIYVGWVRFVERRAVTELAPRALIPETLLGIVVGLALFSTAIGLLALADVFVVHGYGGWNGLAAGALSMLLVAVTEEILFRGFVFRTIRTVAGTWIGVAVSAVAFGLFHAFNPGASVLSTVAIALEAGVLLALAYAATNRLWLPIGLHAGWNFAEGFVFGTPISGTMPSHARLYGELHGPLVMTGGAFGLEASIAAVGVCLLASCGFGIWVARRESNVATFASGTAPPSATGRILP
- a CDS encoding sodium:calcium antiporter — translated: MQALSTPLVLVIFAAAGALIWWAGGILASTTDAIDAHFGWGEGLGGAVFLAIATNLPEVAIVVGGVYTGSLGLAVGNILGGIAIQTVVLVLLDGPGLRSRVPLSSLVSSLTIALEGLVLIAILMLCVLGALSPPSLIFARTTPAELAILAAWIGSLFLISHHEDNQGWRTARESIAEESRLVAPQRRPISQIYVLFAVGAIATLLAGVALALSSDVLTTRWHMQGVIFGATLLAAVTALPEVTTGLYAIKAGRYELAMSDIIGGNAFLPVLFLFATLLSNKPLLPDAQGPDLYLAALGALLTAVYCVGVILRSQRMLLGAGLDSLLVLALYVIGIGGLFFVK
- a CDS encoding VOC family protein; amino-acid sequence: MAIDVRGLTPLLEVFDMRESVAFYRDAIGFEVVHTAEPDGSLVWAMLRHGDVMLMLNERYEDDERPAQRDPVRCAGHEDTELYFDCPDVDAAFRHLRASGCAVEEPRTTHYGMKQIWLADPDGFRLCFQCRS